The Bacillus sp. NEB1478 genome contains the following window.
GAATTAGAACGATGCAAGCGTATGGGCATCACAGATGTGAACCGTGTACTATATATGGATGACCTTGTAAAAGGGGACGATGCCATTTTTGCTGCAACTGGAGTAACAGATGGTGAGCTATTAAAAGGTGTTCGTTTCAACGGATCAATCGGAACAACACAATCAGTCGTCATGCGTGCTAAGTCAGGAACAGTTCGTTTTATTGACGGTAGACACAGTCTGCAAAAGAAGCCAGATCTTGTTATTAAACCTTAAATAAATAAGTAGAAAGGCCGGACAATCTGTTCGGTCTTTCCACTCTTTTACAGATAAGATGTCACTTGATTAAACGCTATTTTTGTGGTTAAAATAAGAAGTATGATTACATGTTTCATTTTCTTCAAACCCACTATTAACCCTTAACTTAACGTCTCCTTCCAATAACAAACACATTTAATTCCAATTCATTATTAAAACATAAATAAATAGTAAAAATAGAAAAGCGTGGTGTCACTATGGGGATAGATTTAGCAACTTTAGAAACAAAGAAATTGAAAGAGCTTTATGAGCTTGCTAGACAATTCAATATCCAGTATTACGGTAAATTAACAAAGCGGGAATTAATGTTTTCGATTTTAAAAGCACAGGCAGAATTGGACGGTTATTCGTTCATGGAAGGTGTTTTAGAGATCATTCCTAATGAAGGATTCGGTTTTTTAAGACCGATCAACTATTCACCGAGTTCTCAGGATATCTACATATCTGCGTCACAAATCCGCAGATTCGATCTTAGAAACGGAGATAAAGTTTCGGGGAAAGTTCGACCGCCAAAAGAGAATGAGCGTTACTATGGTCTTTTACAAGTAAATGCTGTAAATGGTGAAGATCCTGAGACAGCAAAGGAACGCGTTCACTTCCCGGCACTAACAGCTCTTTATCCGGAAAAGAAAATGGTTATGGAAACGACGAGTAACAATATTTCAACTCGTATCATCGATATGATGGCACCTGTTGGTTTTGGTCAGCGTGGTTTGATCGTTGCCCCGCCAAAAGCAGGGAAGACGAGTCTTTTAAAAGAAATCGCACACAGTGTTACAACGAACAATCCGCAAGTTGAACTGATCGTCCTTTTAATCGATGAGCGCCCGGAGGAAGTAACGGACATCGAGCGTTCTGTAAAAGGGGATGTTGTAAGCTCTACTTTCGACGAAGTGCCTGAAAACCATATTAAAGTGGCAGAGCTTGTTTTAGAGCGTGCCATGAGACTGGTTGAACACAAAAAAGATGTTGTCATTTTGCTCGACAGTATTACACGTCTTGCTCGTGCTTATAACTTGGTGATCCCGCCAAGCGGACGTACCCTTTCTGGCGGTATCGATCCGGCAGCTTTCCATCGTCCTAAGCGATTTTTCGGTGCTGCCCGTAACATTGAAGAAGGCGGCAGCTTGACGATTTTAGCAACTGCATTAGTGGATACAGGTTCACGTATGGATGATGTCATTTATGAAGAGTTCAAAGGTACAGGTAACATGGAGCTTCACTTAGACCGTAAGCTTGCTGAACGTCGTATCTTCCCAGCGATCGATATTCGCCGATCTGGAACGAGAAAAGAAGAAATGCTTATTGCAAAAGATCATCTTGAGGCACTATGGTCCATTCGTAAAACGATGGATGACTCATTTGATTTCGTTGATAAATTTATGAAACGTATGCGTAAAACAGAAAATAACGAAGAATTTTTCGAGTTGTTTGAATCGGAGAAAAAGGGAACCACGAAGCGCGTAAAAACCGTTACAAACTAACGGAATAATCGTCTTAAACAGTGGTTGCAAATGGGGTTTGTCCCTGTTATACTGTCTTTATGTGTTTATTTAACTCTGTTTCTTAAGGAATCAGGGCAGAAGGAGTGAAATTGACATGAAACAAGGAATTCATCCGAATTATAAAAAGGTTGTTTTTGTTGATGCTCAAAGCGGATTCAGCTTCCTTTCAGGTTCTACGTTGCACTCAAACGAGACTATGAAATGGGAAGACGGTAACGAATATCCAGTAATCAAAGTGGATGTAAGTTCTGATACTCACCCGTTCTACACTGGACGTCAGAAGTTCTCTGATGTTGGTGGACGTGTGGATCGCTTTAAGAAGAAATACAATCTTAAGTAATTTGTTGCAAGCAAAAGGGCAAGGTCTTTCTTGCCCTTTTTTTTCTTTCATAAAAACGAATTTTTAAACTCGGTAACTGTTTGTGATGGACCGGGTTTTTTATACGCGTAAAAGGAGTAAAACGCTCCGAAACAGAACCTTTAGTAAAGGTTCAAAAAAGTACATACTAAGAGAAAGATTGTGACAAAGGGGGAGCAAGCCATGTATGTGATGAAACAAAATGGCTGGATTGAATTGATTTGCGGAAGCATGTTCTCTGGCAAGTCGGAGGAATTGATTCGCCGTGTAAGACGAGCAACCTATGCGAAACAAAAAGTACAGGTGTTCAAGCCGGCTATTGATGATCGATACAGCGAAGAATCAGTTGTCTCCCATAATGGAACAGCCGTTCTGGCTGAACCTGTAGGGCGATCTGTAGAAATTTTGAAAAATGTATCACCTGAAACAGAAGTGGTTGCTATAGATGAAGTACAATTTTTTGACGAAGATGTCATTCCAGTTGCCCAAGAGCTTGCAGATCAAGGTCTCCGCGTAATCGTAGCTGGATTGGATCAAGATTTTAAAGGGGAGCCTTTTGGACCTGTTCCTAAATTGATGGCTCTTTCTGAACATGTGACAAAGCTTCAGGCGATCTGCATGTCATGCGGAT
Protein-coding sequences here:
- the rho gene encoding transcription termination factor Rho, which gives rise to MGIDLATLETKKLKELYELARQFNIQYYGKLTKRELMFSILKAQAELDGYSFMEGVLEIIPNEGFGFLRPINYSPSSQDIYISASQIRRFDLRNGDKVSGKVRPPKENERYYGLLQVNAVNGEDPETAKERVHFPALTALYPEKKMVMETTSNNISTRIIDMMAPVGFGQRGLIVAPPKAGKTSLLKEIAHSVTTNNPQVELIVLLIDERPEEVTDIERSVKGDVVSSTFDEVPENHIKVAELVLERAMRLVEHKKDVVILLDSITRLARAYNLVIPPSGRTLSGGIDPAAFHRPKRFFGAARNIEEGGSLTILATALVDTGSRMDDVIYEEFKGTGNMELHLDRKLAERRIFPAIDIRRSGTRKEEMLIAKDHLEALWSIRKTMDDSFDFVDKFMKRMRKTENNEEFFELFESEKKGTTKRVKTVTN
- a CDS encoding type B 50S ribosomal protein L31, whose product is MKQGIHPNYKKVVFVDAQSGFSFLSGSTLHSNETMKWEDGNEYPVIKVDVSSDTHPFYTGRQKFSDVGGRVDRFKKKYNLK
- a CDS encoding thymidine kinase, translating into MYVMKQNGWIELICGSMFSGKSEELIRRVRRATYAKQKVQVFKPAIDDRYSEESVVSHNGTAVLAEPVGRSVEILKNVSPETEVVAIDEVQFFDEDVIPVAQELADQGLRVIVAGLDQDFKGEPFGPVPKLMALSEHVTKLQAICMSCGSPASRTQRLINGKPASYDDPVILVGASESYEPRCRHCHEVPGKKRNLLSGVEGQEGRK